From the Lolium rigidum isolate FL_2022 chromosome 2, APGP_CSIRO_Lrig_0.1, whole genome shotgun sequence genome, one window contains:
- the LOC124686744 gene encoding zinc finger protein 511-like yields the protein MHQNPTEAIEMCAPGESGEAEAEVPKAVPWLGFWQASRRRLSPDDPFFSAGDMERELLAKHVALDLSDDDRYQLERMDVATVSTVCCPIAGCGVHLDCLEDFEDHYSTRHTASCSVCSRVYPTSRLLSIHISEAHDSFFQAKVARGFLMYECLVEGCGVKLKNYKSRQQHLVDKHQFPKSFEFFKRAQPSQRHRQKYHRRQTVQKGEEARDSLMDVDGNNPRQMKWKHRPKQHNHKEPKEHELQKEAEENKMEVEQKIDELTSAVSKLSTADSTPSSITFGHRRSRGLTFVPRSIRQNKQVSNPEAK from the exons ATGCATCAGAATCCAACTGAGGCCATCGAGATGTGCGCGCCGGGGGAGAGCGGAGAGGCCGAGGCTGAGGTTCCCAAAGCGGTGCCGTGGCTAGGTTTCTGGCAGGCGTCGCGGCGGCGGTTGTCCCCCGACGaccccttcttctccgccggcgacATGGAGCGCGAGCTACTCGCCAAGCAC GTTGCCCTGGATCTCTCGGATGATGACCGGTATCAACTTGAGAGGATGGATGTGGCGACTGTGAG CACTGTGTGTTGTCCAATTGCTGGTTGTGGTGTTCATCTAGATTGCTTGGAGGATTTTGAAGACCACTACAGCACTCGGCATACTGCCTCATGCTCTGTATGTTCAAGAGTGTATCCAACTTCAAGGTTGCTGAGTATTCATATTTCTGAGGCACATGATTCCTTTTTTCAAGCAAAAGTTGCTCGTGGTTTTCTGATG TATGAATGTTTGGTGGAGGGTTGCGGGGTGAAGTTGAAGAACTACAAAAGTAGGCAGCAGCATCTTGTTGATAAGCATCAATTTCCCAAGTCATTTGAATTCTTTAAAAGGGCACAACCTTCCCAGCGGCATCGTCAGAAGTATCACCGGAGGCAAACTGTTCAGAAGGGAGAAGAGGCAAGGGATTCTTTGATGGATGTCGATGGAAATAACCCAAGGCAGATGAAATGGAAACATCGACCAAAACAGCACAATCATAAGGAGCCAAAAGAACATGAACTTCAGAAGGAGGCTGAGGAGAATAAGATGGAGGTTGAGCAAAAGATTGACGAGCTTACCTCAGCTGTATCAAAGCTGAGCACTGCTGATTCCACGCCTTCGAGCATAACGTTTGGTCATCGTCGTTCTCGTGGCCTTACCTTTGTCCCAAGGTCTATTAGGCAGAACAAGCAGGTCTCTAATCCAGAAGCAAAATGA